A section of the Pseudomonas tritici genome encodes:
- a CDS encoding IscS subfamily cysteine desulfurase yields the protein MKLPIYLDYSATTPVDPRVAQKMSECLLVDGNFGNPASRSHVFGWKAEEAVENARRQVADLVGADPREIVWTSGATESDNLAIKGAAHFYATKGKHLITTKIEHKAVLDTMRQLEREGFEVTYLEPTTDGIVTPAMIEAALREDTILVSVIHVNNEIGTINDIAAIGELTRSKGILLHVDAAQSTGKVDIDLSKLKVDLMSFSAHKTYGPKGIGALYVSRKPRVRIEATMHGGGHERGMRSGTLATHQIVGMGEAFRVAKEDMAAENVRIKALSDRFYKQVENLEELYINGSMTARVPHNLNLSFNYVEGESLIMALKDLAVSSGSACTSASLEPSYVLRALGRNDELAHSSIRFTFGRFTTEEQIDYAAQKVCEAVNKLRVLSPLWDMYKDGVDISKIEWAAH from the coding sequence ATGAAATTGCCGATTTACCTTGATTACTCAGCGACCACCCCGGTTGATCCGCGTGTCGCGCAAAAGATGAGCGAATGCCTGCTGGTTGACGGAAACTTCGGCAACCCTGCCTCCCGTTCCCACGTATTCGGCTGGAAAGCCGAGGAAGCGGTCGAGAACGCCCGTCGCCAGGTCGCCGACCTGGTTGGCGCAGACCCGCGTGAAATCGTCTGGACCTCCGGTGCCACCGAGTCCGACAACTTGGCAATCAAGGGCGCGGCGCATTTCTACGCGACCAAAGGCAAGCACCTGATCACCACCAAGATTGAGCACAAGGCTGTCCTCGACACCATGCGCCAACTGGAGCGTGAAGGTTTCGAGGTGACCTACCTCGAGCCAACCACCGACGGTATCGTCACCCCGGCCATGATCGAAGCCGCGCTGCGTGAAGACACCATCCTGGTTTCCGTGATCCACGTGAACAACGAAATCGGCACCATCAACGACATCGCGGCCATCGGCGAGCTGACCCGTTCCAAGGGCATCCTGCTGCACGTCGACGCTGCTCAGTCCACCGGCAAGGTCGATATCGACCTGTCGAAACTGAAAGTCGACCTGATGTCGTTTTCTGCCCACAAGACCTACGGTCCTAAAGGCATCGGCGCGCTGTACGTGAGCCGCAAGCCTCGCGTGCGCATTGAAGCGACCATGCACGGCGGCGGTCACGAGCGCGGCATGCGTTCGGGCACCCTGGCGACCCACCAGATCGTCGGCATGGGCGAAGCCTTCCGCGTAGCCAAGGAAGACATGGCTGCCGAAAACGTGCGCATCAAGGCACTCAGCGATCGCTTCTATAAGCAGGTCGAGAACCTTGAAGAGCTGTACATCAACGGCAGCATGACCGCCCGTGTACCGCACAACCTGAATTTGAGCTTCAACTATGTCGAAGGCGAGTCGCTGATCATGGCGCTCAAGGACCTGGCGGTTTCGTCCGGCTCGGCCTGCACCTCGGCCTCGCTTGAGCCTTCGTATGTTTTGCGCGCCCTGGGCCGCAACGACGAACTGGCACACAGCTCGATCCGCTTTACGTTCGGCCGCTTCACCACCGAAGAGCAAATCGACTACGCCGCGCAAAAAGTTTGCGAAGCTGTCAACAAGCTGCGCGTTCTGTCGCCGCTGTGGGACATGTACAAAGACGGTGTCGATATTTCCAAGATCGAGTGGGCGGCACACTAA
- the iscA gene encoding iron-sulfur cluster assembly protein IscA → MAISMTEAAAQHIRRSLNGRGKGEGIRLGVRTTGCSGLAYVLEFVDEVVAEDQVFESHGEKVIIDPKSLTYLDGTELDFVKEGLNEGFKFNNPNVRGECGCGESFNI, encoded by the coding sequence ATGGCTATCAGCATGACAGAAGCGGCTGCGCAGCACATTCGCCGCTCCCTGAATGGGCGCGGTAAAGGTGAGGGGATTCGTCTGGGTGTTCGCACCACGGGCTGTTCCGGCCTTGCCTACGTGCTGGAGTTTGTCGACGAGGTGGTTGCGGAAGACCAGGTGTTCGAAAGTCACGGCGAGAAAGTGATCATCGACCCTAAAAGCCTGACCTACCTGGACGGCACCGAACTCGATTTCGTCAAGGAAGGGTTGAACGAAGGCTTCAAGTTCAACAACCCCAACGTACGCGGTGAATGTGGCTGCGGCGAAAGCTTCAACATCTGA
- the iscR gene encoding Fe-S cluster assembly transcriptional regulator IscR: MRLTTKGRYAVTAMLDLALHAQTGPVSLADISERQGISLSYLEQLFAKLRRSNLVSSVRGPGGGYQLSRDMQGIQVAQVIDAVNESVDATKCQGQGDCHAGDTCLTHHLWCDLSLQIHEFLSGISLADLVTRREVQEVAQRQDQRRCNTKAPRLDKIEASAVE; encoded by the coding sequence ATGAGACTGACTACAAAAGGCCGATACGCGGTGACCGCCATGCTTGACCTGGCTTTGCACGCGCAAACTGGGCCTGTGTCCCTGGCCGATATCTCCGAGCGCCAAGGCATTTCCCTGTCCTACCTCGAGCAGCTGTTCGCCAAGTTGCGCCGTAGCAATCTGGTTTCCAGTGTGCGTGGTCCAGGTGGCGGCTATCAACTGTCCCGCGACATGCAGGGCATCCAGGTGGCTCAGGTGATCGACGCGGTCAACGAATCCGTCGATGCGACCAAATGCCAGGGCCAGGGTGATTGCCACGCCGGCGACACCTGCCTGACGCACCACTTGTGGTGCGATCTGAGCCTGCAGATCCATGAGTTTTTGAGTGGTATCAGCTTGGCTGATCTTGTGACTCGCCGTGAGGTGCAAGAAGTAGCCCAGCGTCAGGACCAGCGCCGTTGCAACACCAAGGCGCCGCGTCTGGACAAGATTGAAGCGTCCGCCGTCGAGTGA
- the iscU gene encoding Fe-S cluster assembly scaffold IscU: protein MAYSEKVIDHYENPRNVGKMNAEDPDVGTGMVGAPACGDVMRLQIKVNDAGVIEDAKFKTYGCGSAIASSSLATEWMKGKTLDEAVTISNTQLAEELALPPVKIHCSVLAEDAIKAAVRDYKQKKGLI from the coding sequence ATGGCTTACAGCGAAAAGGTCATCGACCACTACGAAAACCCGCGCAACGTCGGCAAGATGAACGCGGAAGACCCTGATGTCGGCACCGGCATGGTCGGCGCTCCGGCGTGCGGCGATGTGATGCGCCTGCAGATCAAGGTCAACGACGCTGGCGTTATCGAAGACGCCAAGTTCAAGACCTACGGCTGCGGTTCGGCCATCGCCTCCAGCTCCCTGGCGACAGAATGGATGAAAGGCAAGACCCTGGATGAGGCTGTCACTATCAGCAACACCCAGCTGGCCGAAGAACTGGCCCTGCCGCCAGTGAAAATCCACTGCTCGGTACTCGCTGAAGACGCCATCAAGGCGGCCGTTCGCGACTACAAGCAGAAGAAAGGCTTGATCTAA